From one Dehalobacter sp. 12DCB1 genomic stretch:
- the helD gene encoding RNA polymerase recycling motor HelD, producing the protein MERDRLDQDFEIRRLEQVMALAREQLDCALQESEENKEAIIAAKLGMWEDTSRSVSGLWNMENFHELVESSQYANPVLERVSDSERNAAKILALKRLLYSPYFARIDFQFEGEEAFENIYIGRSSLQNGLTQEMVVYDWRSPIASVFYRFGPGKAFYESPGGKITGEVHLKRQYEIKDGKLQYFFDADIQIIDEFLRELLSRNASPKMKTIVETIQKDQDMVIRDLEMDLLMVQGAAGSGKTSVALHRAAYLMYQGLAAKLASNEIVIISPNALFEQYIANVLPELGEKHVQSLVFEEIFGKVLQSGSIQSRNQYWEGLFSPGQNDRALSYNDMKLAKRSMAFKGSGLFAEILRRFIRDLPYRWLPFTDIYYDGKVVASRQLLKTKILKGGQEFLLSVHLKQLEASILQIVRELRPSRLEKLEKFIRAKPEHEFEWEEVARRLSILESAALLKKIRKFTELDCQELYRKLFSDKSYFYHLAEGLELPDCMEEILDYTRENLQKDGLLYDDALALTFLHIHTKGYTAYRDIKQVVVDEAQDYDPLHFEILHGLFPKAHYTILGDIHQTIGKRVDSARYEQISKIFAKPKSTLVTLDKSFRSTKEILAYSARFLDQSIKLHPFGRSGDAPAVFAAPDRAALTALLLAEIKTCREMGYESIGLICKTEHDALALFEQLKDQSDLQLLKGDVQFNLSGVFLIPVYLAKGLEFDAVLICEADQAHYHSADDQNLLYIACTRALHRLNLFYTGEISRLL; encoded by the coding sequence TTGGAACGGGACCGCCTTGATCAAGATTTTGAAATCAGACGCCTGGAGCAGGTGATGGCTCTCGCCCGGGAACAATTAGACTGTGCGCTGCAAGAGAGCGAAGAAAATAAAGAGGCCATTATTGCCGCTAAATTAGGTATGTGGGAAGATACTTCCCGCTCCGTCTCCGGTCTTTGGAATATGGAGAATTTTCATGAGCTTGTCGAGTCGAGTCAGTACGCCAATCCAGTGTTGGAACGGGTGTCGGATTCTGAACGTAATGCCGCTAAGATCCTGGCTTTAAAAAGATTGCTCTATTCCCCCTACTTTGCGCGGATCGATTTTCAGTTCGAGGGCGAGGAAGCCTTTGAGAATATTTATATCGGGCGGTCTTCGCTGCAAAACGGCCTAACCCAGGAAATGGTTGTGTATGACTGGAGATCTCCCATCGCCAGTGTTTTTTACCGCTTTGGCCCGGGGAAAGCGTTCTATGAGTCTCCCGGCGGTAAAATAACGGGAGAGGTCCATTTAAAACGCCAATACGAGATCAAGGATGGCAAACTGCAATATTTCTTCGATGCCGATATTCAAATCATTGACGAATTCCTGCGCGAACTGCTTTCCCGGAATGCTTCCCCTAAAATGAAAACCATCGTTGAAACCATCCAGAAAGATCAGGACATGGTGATCCGCGATCTGGAAATGGATTTGCTGATGGTCCAGGGAGCTGCGGGAAGCGGCAAAACTTCGGTGGCGCTGCACCGCGCGGCTTATCTGATGTACCAGGGGCTGGCGGCCAAGCTGGCTTCCAATGAGATTGTGATTATTTCTCCCAACGCCTTGTTTGAACAGTACATCGCCAATGTTTTGCCTGAGCTGGGCGAAAAGCATGTCCAATCGCTGGTCTTTGAAGAAATATTCGGCAAAGTTTTGCAGAGTGGTTCTATCCAAAGCAGGAATCAATATTGGGAAGGCCTGTTCTCCCCCGGCCAAAATGACCGAGCGCTTAGTTATAACGACATGAAGCTCGCCAAACGCAGCATGGCCTTTAAAGGCTCCGGCCTGTTTGCTGAAATTTTAAGACGTTTCATTCGAGACTTGCCTTATCGCTGGCTGCCGTTTACTGATATTTATTATGACGGAAAGGTCGTCGCCAGCCGGCAATTGCTGAAAACGAAGATCCTGAAGGGCGGTCAGGAATTCCTGCTAAGTGTGCATTTAAAGCAATTGGAAGCATCGATTCTGCAAATCGTCCGCGAACTGCGTCCCAGCCGTCTGGAAAAGTTGGAAAAGTTTATTCGGGCCAAGCCCGAGCATGAATTTGAATGGGAAGAAGTAGCCCGGCGGTTATCCATTCTGGAAAGCGCCGCCTTGCTGAAGAAGATACGAAAGTTTACCGAGCTGGATTGTCAGGAGCTTTACCGGAAGCTGTTCAGCGATAAAAGCTATTTTTATCATTTAGCCGAAGGTCTGGAGCTGCCTGATTGTATGGAAGAGATTTTGGATTATACCAGGGAAAACCTGCAAAAGGACGGTTTGCTTTATGATGACGCCCTGGCCCTTACTTTTCTCCATATCCATACCAAAGGATATACGGCTTACCGCGATATCAAGCAGGTAGTGGTCGATGAAGCCCAGGATTATGATCCCCTGCATTTCGAAATACTTCACGGTCTGTTTCCCAAAGCGCATTATACCATCCTGGGCGATATTCATCAGACCATAGGGAAACGTGTTGATTCAGCCCGCTATGAACAGATTAGCAAGATATTCGCTAAGCCTAAATCGACGCTGGTGACTTTGGACAAAAGCTTCCGCTCCACCAAGGAGATCTTGGCGTACAGCGCCAGGTTTCTTGACCAAAGCATTAAGCTTCATCCTTTCGGGAGATCGGGAGATGCGCCTGCCGTGTTTGCGGCGCCGGACCGGGCGGCTCTGACTGCTCTCCTGCTTGCGGAAATTAAAACCTGCCGGGAAATGGGTTACGAATCCATCGGGTTAATCTGTAAAACGGAACACGACGCCCTTGCCTTATTTGAGCAGCTCAAGGACCAAAGCGATCTTCAGCTGCTAAAAGGTGATGTTCAATTTAATTTAAGCGGCGTATTCCTGATCCCGGTCTATCTGGCCAAAGGCCTGGAATTTGACGCCGTACTGATCTGCGAGGCCGATCAGGCGCATTATCACAGCGCTGATGATCAAAACCTTTTATATATTGCCTGTACGCGGGCGCTGCATCGATTGAACCTGTTTTATACCGGGGAGATCAGCCGGCTTTTATAA